The Vicia villosa cultivar HV-30 ecotype Madison, WI linkage group LG1, Vvil1.0, whole genome shotgun sequence genome includes a region encoding these proteins:
- the LOC131655309 gene encoding uncharacterized protein LOC131655309 encodes MATPQNFTPNYDDFLRWYQNYQNSYSTASVAHTGNSSACLSQSSSLGPWVLDSGVSDHVTGNKNLFTSLSTSGVLPTITSANGSQTQSEGIGTVQILPSLSVTSALYVPNYPFNLLSISRLTRSLDCIVTFTNSNVILQDRSSGRTIGVGCESQGLYYLSVSSQACSAKDSPLTIHTQLGHPSLPKLQKLVPSLSKYTCLSSLSSVSIPNTPGEALSHPEWRQVGPDGKIDRFKARLVAKGYTQIFGLDYSDTFSPVAKVESIRLLLAIAAIRHWPLHQLDIKNAFFTWFSDVSLCGRAKIRRRWGF; translated from the exons ATGGCTACTCCTCAGAACTTTACGCCAAACTACGATGATTTTCTCAGGTGGTATCAAAATTATCAGAACTCATATTCTACTGCTTCGGTTGCACACACTGGTAATTCATCTGCTTGTCTCtctcaatcatcttctcttggacCTTGGGTCCTTGATTCTGGTGTGTCTGATCATGTTACTGGTAATAAAAATCTTTTCACTTCCCTCTCTACCTCGGGTGTCTTACCTACTATAACTTCTGCCAATGGTTCTCAAACCCAATCTGAAGGGATTGGTACTGTTCAAATTCTACCTTCTCTCTCTGTTACTTCTGCTCTCTATGTACCTAATTATCCATTTAATTTACTTTCAATCAGTCGTTTAACTCGTTCTCTTGATTGTATTGTCACCTTCACTAATAGTAATGTTATCCTGCAAGATCGGAGTTCAGGACGGACGATTGGCGTCGGATGTGAGTCTCAAGGCCTTTATTACCTCTCAGTGTCATCTCAGGCTTGTTCAGCCAAAGATTCTCCACTCACTATCCATACTCAGTTAGGTCATCCTAGTCTTCCTAAACTACAGAAGTTGGTTCCAAGTTTATCGAAG tatacttgtttgtcttctttGTCTTCTGTTTCTATTCCTAATACTCCAGGTGAAGCATTATCTCACCCTGAGTGGAGGCAA GTTGGTCCAGATGGTAAAATTGATCGATTTAAAGCCCGCTTGGTAGCTAAAGGATACACTCAGATTTTTGGATTGGATTATAGTGATACCTTCTCGCCTGTAGCCAAGGTGGAATCTATTAGACTTCTTCTAGCCATTGCAGCCATTCGACATTGGCCTCTTCATCAACTTGACATCAAAAATGCCTTTTTTacatg GTTTAGTGATGTTAGCTTATGTGGAAGGGCTAAGATTCGCCGGCGGTGGGGTTTCTGA
- the LOC131655319 gene encoding uncharacterized protein LOC131655319: MAPVRRLRDPKRKSDTDPNLLTMQLETRKTEPGRNFFGEKLLCSCGETESIPKNIYTRSQLEASVANKEGFFVKRMAENDSRPEGLPQSHGGKYVGFGSSPAPSFQRSNSQNYYFSVVSQAGTKEITSKHIDAKYMLLHAYFTMQNSKSKKRKMNSMVSGTLSSFNDIKPEIQLASKRSKLCSVLTGKLDLFFALIQCLSDGLKLPLQYHRKLCTRNERLLQQRVLH; the protein is encoded by the exons ATGGCTCCAGTGCGTCGCCTTCGTGACCCAAAAAGGAAGTCGGACACGGATCCTAACCTTTTGACAATGCAACTTGAAACTCGGAAAACTGAACCGGGTAGGAATTTCTTTGGTGAAAAACTATTGTGTAGCTGTGGTGAGACCGAATCGATACCGA AGAATATTTACACGCGGTCGCAGTTGGAGGCTTCTGTAGCGAATAAGGAGGGTTTTTTCGTGAAGAGGATGGCAGAGAATGATTCGCGGCCGGAAGGGCTTCCGCAGTCGCATGGTGGGAAGTATGTTGGATTTGGATCCAGTCCTGCGCCTTCTTTTCAGAGGAGCAATTCGCAAAATTACTATTTCTCTGTTGTTTCTCAG GCTGGCACAAAAGAGATCACTTCTAAG CATATTGATGCTAAATACATGCTACTTCATGCATATTTTACTATGCAGAATTCTAAATCGAAGAAACGAAAGATGAATTCCATGGTATCAGGAACTCTGTCGTCATTCAATGATATTAAACCT GAGATTCAGCTGGCGAGTAAGCGGAGTAAACTCTGCTCAGTTTTGACAG GTAAATTAGATTTGTTTTTTGCATTGATTCAGTGTCTTTCAG ATGGTCTCAAATTGCCTCTTCAATATCACCGAAAATTATGCACTAGAAATGAAAGGTTGTTGCAACAAAGAGTTCTTCATTGA